The following coding sequences lie in one Pseudoalteromonas sp. Scap06 genomic window:
- a CDS encoding TolC family protein produces MNHFAVLKSLCISSLLSISVSVHSAELGLNEAINYALNHEPWLKASKQKQSSIEAKSIAAGTLPDPVLTLGLMNLPTNGFAFDQENMTQFKVGISQSLSRGDSLALQQKALSQSAAAEPWLRKDRLAQVKTIVTESWFNAYRAQRSIALIEQDKALFTQLIDITESSYVSSVGKTRQQDIIRAQLELTLLEDKLMQLEQQLQGAKKRLTQWLPIDMLSQPVSDDFSELTALKNYTELEYQQLMAMLLKHPAIMAMDNAIVAKQTQISVAEQGYKPQIGVNMGYGYRDDMPMGGSRADLFSVGISIDLPLFTDNRQDQLVNAAIADSEEAKTQKLIALKKLQGMYFKEVSQLARLHQRAELYQTKLLPQMAEQAQATLNAYTRDDGNFSDVMQARISQLNAKIDALNIHVDQKIIIARLNYYASADDISLKNTPLQESTYEY; encoded by the coding sequence ATGAATCACTTCGCAGTATTAAAATCCTTGTGTATAAGTAGCTTGTTGAGTATTAGTGTCTCTGTACACAGTGCTGAACTAGGTTTAAATGAGGCAATAAACTATGCCTTAAACCATGAGCCTTGGCTTAAAGCCAGTAAGCAAAAACAATCATCAATTGAAGCAAAAAGTATTGCCGCAGGAACCTTACCTGATCCAGTGCTTACATTAGGGTTAATGAACCTACCAACTAATGGTTTTGCTTTTGATCAAGAAAATATGACCCAATTTAAAGTGGGAATTAGCCAATCACTGAGTCGAGGCGATAGCCTAGCACTTCAACAAAAGGCTCTTTCTCAGTCAGCTGCAGCAGAGCCTTGGCTGCGCAAAGATAGACTCGCGCAAGTAAAAACCATAGTTACTGAGTCATGGTTTAATGCTTATAGAGCGCAGCGAAGCATTGCACTAATTGAGCAAGATAAAGCCTTGTTTACTCAGCTCATTGATATTACAGAATCAAGCTATGTAAGCTCGGTGGGTAAAACACGCCAACAAGATATTATTCGAGCGCAATTAGAGTTAACCCTCCTTGAAGATAAATTAATGCAACTGGAGCAACAGCTACAAGGAGCTAAAAAGCGGCTAACACAATGGTTGCCTATCGATATGCTTAGCCAGCCTGTCAGTGATGACTTTTCAGAGCTTACAGCATTAAAAAACTACACCGAGTTAGAGTATCAACAACTGATGGCCATGCTATTAAAGCACCCTGCAATTATGGCAATGGATAATGCAATAGTGGCAAAGCAAACTCAAATAAGTGTGGCTGAGCAAGGCTATAAACCTCAAATTGGCGTTAATATGGGGTACGGTTACCGCGATGATATGCCAATGGGCGGCTCGCGAGCAGACCTTTTCTCTGTGGGTATAAGCATTGATTTGCCGCTGTTTACCGATAACCGCCAAGATCAACTTGTAAATGCTGCCATTGCTGATAGCGAAGAGGCTAAAACACAAAAATTAATTGCCCTTAAAAAGCTACAAGGAATGTATTTTAAGGAAGTTAGCCAGTTAGCAAGGCTTCATCAGCGCGCCGAGCTTTATCAAACCAAGCTGCTACCGCAAATGGCCGAGCAGGCCCAAGCGACCCTGAATGCCTATACCCGCGATGATGGTAACTTCTCAGATGTAATGCAAGCGCGTATTAGTCAATTAAATGCCAAGATAGACGCACTAAATATTCATGTTGATCAAAAGATTATTATTGCAAGGTTAAATTATTATGCCAGTGCTGATGATATCAGCTTAAAAAACACACCACTGCAGGAGTCGACCTATGAATACTAA
- a CDS encoding paraquat-inducible protein A has protein sequence MRLFLPITTILIALALLIPGVTQPVLSMEGKIDKSKLAEAGIEMLADEGNQNTRNMLMMISSMLGLDKLEGEISAYQKTRSIWGTVNELADNKNYLVAILVAFFSMVIPTIKLLLQLLYCVLKETSFKHNLGKVIIGLSKWSMVDVFVIALIVAYMAGNANANSEDLLNMHAEFGTGFWYFTGYCLFAIAASSFIKPVVKTS, from the coding sequence ATGCGTTTATTTTTACCTATTACCACTATTTTAATTGCCTTAGCTTTATTAATTCCCGGGGTGACTCAGCCCGTACTGAGTATGGAAGGTAAAATTGATAAGTCTAAACTTGCTGAGGCGGGCATCGAAATGTTGGCAGATGAAGGGAATCAAAACACCCGTAATATGCTAATGATGATCTCGAGTATGTTGGGGTTAGATAAACTTGAAGGCGAGATCAGCGCTTATCAAAAAACGCGCAGTATTTGGGGCACCGTTAACGAACTGGCCGATAACAAAAACTACTTAGTGGCGATACTAGTGGCGTTTTTTTCAATGGTAATCCCAACAATTAAGCTGCTGCTTCAATTGTTGTATTGTGTGCTGAAGGAGACTTCGTTTAAGCACAATCTTGGTAAGGTGATTATCGGTTTAAGTAAATGGAGTATGGTGGATGTGTTTGTTATTGCATTAATAGTGGCTTACATGGCTGGTAATGCAAACGCGAACTCAGAAGATTTACTTAATATGCATGCTGAGTTTGGTACTGGCTTTTGGTATTTTACCGGCTATTGCTTGTTCGCCATTGCGGCCAGTAGCTTCATAAAACCAGTAGTAAAAACCAGTTAA
- a CDS encoding EAL and HDOD domain-containing protein: MPNNLEVKNSSILVTQYIARQPIFDGDKSIFAYELLYRDSVNNAFPVGTTDGQATGRLFFNALMLVGIEKLTLNQTAFINLSSEGLLEDLPKLLQPDNTVIEIVERTENIELVVERVIELKKAGYVFALDDYDSHEKWQPLLSLVDYIKLEVEEPVIKTSMLLKKLKRNFPNIKIVVERIETYDEFRQLKEAGCDYFQGFFFAHPEMLSYNSIEPLKMAVLDLLRCTSRTDLDFNEINQRISKDVGLTARVLKLVNARSANKNLVITSIPQAVVYLGEDSIRKFVRVLALSELGSDKPSELTRLGLCRAQFMQIILEPGGKVIAEQGYLVGLMSVLDAILDMELEAIAKEFSLGAELSGALLSFEGMMGNSLHLIKAVEEDNWQLAKKLLETIRPASNIETVFSAMLDARQYADELLATIIEQD; the protein is encoded by the coding sequence ATGCCAAATAATCTAGAGGTAAAAAATTCATCTATTTTGGTTACTCAATATATTGCTAGGCAACCAATTTTTGACGGTGATAAAAGTATTTTTGCTTATGAATTGCTCTATCGAGATTCAGTTAATAATGCTTTTCCTGTAGGAACAACTGACGGGCAAGCCACTGGGCGACTTTTTTTTAATGCGTTAATGCTGGTTGGCATAGAAAAGCTAACGCTCAATCAAACTGCGTTTATTAATTTATCGAGCGAGGGGCTTTTAGAGGATTTGCCTAAATTATTACAGCCTGATAATACTGTAATTGAAATTGTTGAGCGTACTGAAAATATAGAGCTTGTTGTTGAGAGAGTGATAGAGTTAAAAAAAGCAGGATATGTATTTGCGTTAGATGACTACGACTCACATGAAAAATGGCAACCATTACTCAGTTTGGTTGATTATATTAAGCTTGAAGTTGAAGAGCCTGTAATAAAAACCAGCATGTTGCTGAAAAAGCTCAAACGCAATTTTCCTAATATTAAAATAGTGGTTGAGCGAATTGAAACCTATGATGAATTTAGGCAGCTTAAAGAGGCTGGATGCGATTATTTTCAAGGGTTCTTTTTTGCACATCCAGAAATGTTAAGTTACAACAGTATCGAACCTCTAAAAATGGCTGTTTTAGACTTACTGCGTTGCACATCCCGCACAGATTTAGACTTTAATGAAATTAATCAACGCATTTCTAAAGATGTCGGTTTGACTGCACGCGTCCTAAAACTAGTGAATGCTCGCTCTGCTAATAAAAATTTAGTGATAACGTCTATTCCTCAGGCGGTTGTGTATTTAGGGGAAGATTCTATTAGAAAGTTTGTACGAGTATTGGCGCTAAGCGAGCTTGGCTCAGACAAGCCCAGTGAACTTACTCGTTTAGGCTTATGTCGAGCGCAGTTCATGCAAATAATTTTAGAACCAGGCGGAAAAGTCATTGCAGAACAAGGTTATTTAGTCGGCTTAATGTCGGTGCTTGATGCTATTTTAGATATGGAGCTGGAAGCTATTGCTAAAGAGTTTAGTTTAGGGGCTGAGTTATCCGGTGCACTATTAAGTTTTGAAGGCATGATGGGTAATTCTTTACATTTAATAAAAGCGGTAGAGGAAGATAATTGGCAATTGGCTAAAAAGTTGTTAGAAACTATTCGCCCAGCCTCGAATATTGAGACCGTATTTAGCGCCATGTTGGATGCACGCCAGTATGCGGATGAACTATTGGCCACTATTATTGAGCAAGACTAA
- a CDS encoding alkylphosphonate utilization protein — MSIEQALIERSSNQCELCAATDDLTVYEVPPVTEAHSDKCIYICQTCKDQIEGNSDLTPTHWHCLNDSMWSQTPAVQVVAYRMLTQLAADNGWAQDALDMIYLEEDTLTWAQQALAEDDDIKHIDSNGVVLQAGDTVTLIKDLDVKGSSLTAKRGTAVRNIGLTSNPEHIEGRVDGQRIVILTKYVKK; from the coding sequence ATGAGCATTGAACAAGCCTTAATAGAACGTAGCAGTAACCAATGTGAACTCTGCGCAGCAACAGACGACCTAACTGTATACGAAGTTCCTCCTGTTACCGAAGCTCATTCAGATAAATGCATCTACATCTGTCAAACATGTAAAGATCAAATTGAAGGCAATAGCGATTTAACCCCGACCCATTGGCATTGCTTAAATGACAGTATGTGGAGTCAAACACCTGCGGTACAAGTTGTTGCTTATCGCATGCTGACTCAGTTAGCAGCTGATAACGGCTGGGCACAAGACGCGCTAGATATGATTTACCTTGAAGAAGACACATTAACATGGGCGCAGCAAGCGCTTGCTGAAGATGATGATATTAAACACATTGATAGCAATGGTGTAGTACTACAAGCTGGCGACACCGTCACGTTAATAAAAGATTTAGATGTGAAAGGTAGCAGCTTAACAGCAAAGCGCGGTACAGCCGTGCGCAATATTGGCTTAACCAGCAACCCTGAACATATTGAAGGACGTGTTGATGGACAGCGTATTGTAATTTTAACTAAATACGTAAAAAAATAA
- a CDS encoding META domain-containing protein: MFSSKPNSMLKSIAGLCFLASGTLMLSACNDDAAQQNSAVAQTMTTLPVQVSYLDRSLIAPNSQLTVTLVDVSKMDVAATVISEQVIDLVGAPPYKVELEYNLEKIDPTHRYSVRATINNQGNLLYTSTTSNPPFDNTASSEPLEIIVSKVAPKPDVDLVNTYFKAVSIDGNPVVVNTKEPFIQFNSDKTVYGFLGCNNFNGGYEVSKQAVTFTQLATTQKMCHDNMEQESAMAAVLQAATQWQINGEKLVLQNEAGSQLATFNAVYF; encoded by the coding sequence ATGTTCTCATCTAAGCCTAATTCAATGTTAAAGTCGATTGCAGGCTTGTGTTTTCTAGCAAGTGGCACACTTATGCTGAGCGCATGTAACGATGACGCAGCGCAGCAAAATAGTGCTGTGGCGCAAACAATGACCACCTTACCTGTGCAAGTTAGTTACTTAGATCGCAGCCTAATTGCGCCTAATTCACAGCTAACCGTTACCTTGGTTGATGTGTCAAAAATGGATGTGGCAGCAACGGTTATCTCTGAGCAGGTAATTGATTTAGTAGGCGCACCGCCTTATAAAGTAGAGCTTGAGTATAACCTTGAAAAGATTGACCCAACTCACCGCTATAGCGTGCGTGCAACCATTAATAATCAAGGAAACTTGCTATACACCAGCACAACGAGTAACCCGCCTTTTGATAATACGGCCTCATCAGAGCCTTTAGAGATTATTGTTTCAAAAGTAGCGCCAAAGCCAGACGTTGACTTAGTAAACACCTACTTCAAAGCAGTTTCAATCGACGGCAACCCTGTTGTAGTAAATACCAAAGAGCCATTTATTCAGTTTAATAGTGACAAAACTGTATACGGCTTTTTAGGATGTAATAACTTTAATGGCGGTTATGAAGTATCGAAGCAAGCAGTGACTTTTACGCAGTTAGCTACCACGCAAAAAATGTGTCATGACAATATGGAACAAGAAAGCGCGATGGCGGCTGTGCTTCAGGCAGCAACGCAATGGCAAATTAATGGTGAAAAATTAGTATTACAAAATGAGGCAGGCAGCCAACTTGCTACCTTTAACGCTGTTTACTTTTGA